The following is a genomic window from Nicotiana tabacum cultivar K326 chromosome 3, ASM71507v2, whole genome shotgun sequence.
TTTCCCATTCATTCCTACGTACGTGGTTGACGTTTGCTGTCTTTCAGGGTCCCTCCCGCTAGGCTAGCTAGTTTTTGGTTGGTTTTCACTAACTTACAGCAAAGGTAACACGCGTGGGATCCATGCGGCATATGTTTCTGTGTTAAACCAACAAAAACACAACAGATCCAAATCTAGCAACAAACAATCTTTGAACAAACATATTAGATCCAAGAAATACAGTCCCCGCTCGCTCTGAGGTGCCACTTTCCTTCCCTATTTGCCAATTGTTGCTCTAAAGCTTCCATTCTCATCATTTGGTTGGTTTTGCTTGCCTCTTATTTGTGCCCTGTCCTCACTTCTGTATATACATTTTAAATGAATCTATGTGTTATTTGTAGTTATTCTGATTTTGTTGACACCCCAATCCTCTAAATCTTACATCTTAATTAGGGCGTGTTTTAAATTGTTAGCAATGTTTTATCTTTTGCAGATCCACATTGTCTCTTTTGAACGTTCATTTGTTTTCTACAAGAATTGCATATTAGTGACTGAAATCCAATTTCTCTAGTTGAAATATAAACCGTAATTGGTGTTTATGAAGCTCGTTCAAGATTAAGAAACTTTATTATGGTTAAATTCGGATAATGAAGTCCTGTGTTGTTGAAATTAGAGTGGCTGTAGTTTCATATTTGGCAATCCGTACCAAAATTTAAAGAAAGTCGGGTGGCTTTCCATTTCTGTATTACTTTGCACATCGCTATTTGGTTAAGCTCATTTACTATATTTGTCTCGGGGATGCTTGATCAACTTATATACAGGTAAAAACCAAAGTGGTTGTGTTAACTATTGATCAACTCCATAAACAAGGTGAACATAGAATGTTGAGCTCATATCGCCTTAGCTTATCTGCATCTCTTACTATTAATACTTTGTTTCTACATGTTCACATCTATTAATGGAGTGAGGAGCGTTGGctaaaattttccttttctaatttggTTCCATGGTGTAGTATTCTGGGCTCAACACTCTACCAAAACAATCATGTCTAGAAGGCCCGGAAACCCCACACGGCGCTTTGCTGCTGGTGGAAGCCTCGGGGGCATTTTTCATCCGAAATCGCGCCCTACTCCTTTATTACCTACAATCCTTCTCATTTTGGTAAGTTCCATAAGTACTTATCTAATGACTGGTGATTAAGCATAATGCATTCTGGCAAATTATATTCACTTTGTTGTAGTATCTGCTTTCCTAATTGGGGCTATGTTTCAAATCTAAtgcattttgcttttcttttatctACTAATTTCAGGGTGTTGTCCTTGTTGTTGGCTATTTTTATCGAGGCGCAGGtaattccttttttgtttttgggtCTTGTAATTAACAAGGTATGGAAGAATCAAATTGGTATATTATTCCATGTagtgatacatatatatacatgtacatcaGGTGCtaactaaggaaagaaataaaagagattCCTAAAAATCTGTTATCTATATATGGGTTATGTACACTACTAAGAAACAGTCTATGTTCATTGTGTAAAGTGTCTAGGTTCATTCtgtaacactccccctcaagctggagcaTATATATTGATCATGCCCAGCTTGTTACAAAGGTAATCAACCCGAGTGCCATTCAATGCTTTAGTGAACAAATCAGCTACCTGCTCTCCTGTCTTCATGTAGCCAGTAGAAATCAAGTTCTCCTGAATCTTCTCACGAATAAAATGACAGTCAACTTCGATATGTTTGGTTCTTTCATGATACACTGGATTTGAGGCAATATGGAGtgcagcttgattatcacaccaGAGTTTTGATGGAGTAGGATGCTTCAACCCAATTTCAGTTAAAAGGTGATGTATCCACattatatcacatgttgattatGCCATAGCTCTATACTCGGATTCTGCACTGGACCTAGATACAACACTTTGTTTCTTACTTCTCAATGATACCAAGTTTCCACCAACAAATACACAGTAACTAGTAGTAGATCTTCTATCAATCTTGGATCCAGCCCAATCTGCATTTGCAAAACAATCAATGCGAGAATGACCGTGATTGCTGTATAATATGCCAAGTCTAGGAGGTCCTTTTAAGTAACATAGGATCTGCTCTAAAGCCTCCCAATGTTTAACTGTGGGCGTGGACATGAACTGACTAACCATACTCACTGCAAAAGCAATATCTGGACGAGTTACAGTGAGATTGTTTAATCTCCCAACTAACCTCTTGTATCTATCTGGATCATTAAATGGATCGCCATCATCTTTCATAAGATGCAAATTAGGAACCATTGGAGTACTGCAAGGCTTGGCAACCAGCTTACCAGTTTCTGCTAGTAAGTCGAGAATATACTTTCTTTGAGATAGAAAAATTTCCTTCTTGCTTCTAGTTATTTCTACTCCCAAGAAGTATTTCAGTTGTCCCAAGTCTTTTGTATGAAACTTAGTATGCAAGAAAGACTAGAGAAGAGATTCCTACATAATCACTCTCTGTGATAacaatgtcatccacatatacaaCAAGGAGAATAAATCCAGCTATTGATTGCTTGTAGAAGACAGAATGATCACATTTGCTCTTTTTCAGCCCAAATTCTTGAACTGCTTCACTAAATTTTCCAAACCAAGCCTGGGGACTCTGCTTCAAGCCATATAAGGATTTCTTCAAATTGCAGACCTTGTCatactccccctgagcaacaaaacccggtggttgctccatatatacCTCTTCATGgagatcaccatgaagaaaagcattcttaatatCCAATTGATGCAAAGGCCAATTCTCAGAAGCAGCTAGAGAAATGAACAAGCGGACAGAAGTAAGTTTGGCAAGCGGAGAGAATGTGTCTGAATAATCCACCCCATAAGTCTGAGCATACCCCTTAGCCACAAGTCTGGCCTTAAGTCTCGCCACAAAGCCATCAGGATTAACTTTAACcgtgaagacccatttgcatccCACTACTTTCTTTCTACTGGGTAAATTCACTAAATCCCAAGTGTGTTTTTTCTATAAGGCTTGTATTTCCCCAAGCATTGCTTCAGACCATCCAGGTTGATTCAAAGCCTCCTTCACCGTTTTGGGTATAGAAACAGAGTCTAGAGACACAATCAAAGATCTAGATGCAGGACACAAATGGTCGTAGGAAACAAAATTAGCAATAGAATATGTGGATTTGCAAGTACGTATACCTTTGCGAAGAGCAATTGGAAGGTCAAGGTCTCCTGGAGGGTCAGGTGGAGGCAAATCTGTTGATGAAAGAACTGATGACGAAGGAACTGGTGCAGAACATGTATCATTCGTCTGTTGCCTCCGCGAGTAAACTTGAGCAATTGGCGGTTTTGCTAACACAGTTGGAGCAGGTGCTGAAGGTAGAATATTGGATTGGTGCTCGATAGAACTAGGAGATGGAGGAACATCATCTCGTTGTTCTGTCAAAGTACGAGTAACGTGATATACTAGCCACTCATCTTCCTCCCCCTGACTTGTAGAAATGGGAGGTGCATAGAAGAATGGTGTAGTATTTGAAAATACCACATCAGTTGACACCAAATATTTGCCAAGTTCAGTAGAATAACATCGATACCCCTTCTGAAGGCGAGAATAGCCAAGGAAAACACACTTTAATGCCTTGGGATCCAACTTGGTAACAGATGGTCGAACATCTCGAACATAGCATGTGCTTCCAAATACCTTAGGTTCCACCGGAAATAATGCCTTGTTTGGAAAAATGACACTGTAAAGCACATTACCACCAAGCACAGTAGACGACATGCGATTAATCAGAAAGCAAGCCGTAGAGACCGCATCAGCCCAGAACTGTTTAGGAACCTTCATTTGGAACAAAAGTGCCCGATCTGTCTCAAGTAGATGCCTATTCTTCCTCTCAGCAACTCCATTTTGAGAGGGTGTATCAACACATGAAGACTGATGTAGTATACCATGTTGTCTCATGTACGACTGAAATAACTCTGACATGTATTCTTTAGCATTATCACTCCTTAGAATACACACTGAAGCGTTAAATTGAGTTTTGACTTCAGCACAGAAGGCAGAAAAGTGAGTAAACACTTTAGAGCGGCTCTTCATACAGTAAATCCAAGtcattcgagaaaaatcatctacAAAGGTGACAAAATACTTATGCCCAGTTTTGGAAACAACGGGACATGGTCCCCAAACATCAGAATGAACTAACTCAAAAGCTGACTCAACTCGTTTATTAACCGACTTAACGAGATGCGATGGTGTTTTGCAAATCGACATGACTCACATCCAATGAAGAAATATTCTGAAATTGAGGACAAAGCTTCTTCAACAAAGGTAGAAAGGGGTGTCCCGATAGACAATGTGCTTCAAAGGGAGACACAACACTACAGCATGCAATACACCGTGGCTCCCATTCATCAAGATGTAGAGATCACCAGATAAatatcctttaccaataacctgTTTTGTTATAAGATCTAGAAACAAACAATGATCCGGAAAGAATGCAACACAATAATTAAGGTCCTTGGTGATTTTACTAATAGAAATCAAGTTAAAGGCCAGGTTTGGTAAACTTAATACAGATGACAAGCTAATAGAGGAAGTTGGTTTAACAGTCCCAGATCCAACACTGCTACAAGTTGATCCATCAGCTACAGTAACTGGAGAGGGTGCTTTATGTGAGCGAAAGCTAGAAAAAATATTTGGATTACCTGTCATGTGCTTTTTGGCACCTGAATCGATCACCCATTTATTGGAAGAGGTGATAAGACATGTTTTATCTGACCCAGCAAAGGCAGTAACTGAAGAAGATTCCTTAACTGATTTATGATGTTGAAGGAACTTTAGAAATTCATTCGAAACCAAGATTGCTGGACTAAGAGTTGTTGCATTATTATTCTTTACCATTATGTTTTCCTTTGAATAACAAACCGATTAAATTAACAGAGGTCTCCAAAGCTAAAAGATACCAAAACACATCTCTGGTAAACACGAAGTCAACAATCTATTTAACAGAACTCCACTCCAATAATCCATTCAACCAAATAAGAGAACCAAACAAATCTGTccccaaatcaaatgaaatcaaAGACCAACAAAGTTTCTGATAAGGGAAGACCCAACAGATAATATCAAGTCTCAAATTGTAACAAAGCGTCTTACAAGGAAGACCCAACAAATACCAATTCACAAAACAAGCAATCAGATGTAAAAATATTGTTCCATGACTACTTCAGTATCCCAAAAACAAACCAAACAGTAGAAGAACTCAAACCTAACCAAAATTGATGTAATACAACCTTGTCCGAGTCTGTTCTTCACAAAAATAAGGTTCTGTTATCAGAGGATAACCAACAATCGATCGAAAATAATCAAGCTGATCTCGGAGAACAAAGCTGGACAGAGAATGGACCACACACGCATCTCACGTGTCTACCGGAAAGTTTTGGTCAACCCCGGCGAGACAAACTCAACTCCGGCGAAGCCACAGatgttgctctgataccatgtaattAACAAGGTATGGAATAATCAAATTGGTATATTATTCCATATAGTGATACATATATTTACATGTACATCAGGTGCtaactaaggaaagaaataaaagagattCCTAAAAATCTTCTATCTATATATGGGTTATGTACACTACGAAGAAACAGTCTATGTTCATTGTGTAAAGTGTCTAGGTTCATTCTGTAACAGGTCTAAAATAAGCAGTTATTTCAAGGTAGTGGGTGCTTTTCAATTCCAAGGTATCATCTCCACTGGTAGCATCAGTTATAAAATATCTGTATTTCCAACACCAATCAAAAATTGTCATTGGCTTTTGTTCTTATCCTCGTAAATCAGACTTCAAATTGTCTCATTTTTACTCAGTGGTGGGAACTAAGCAAGATCCTGATCTCCGGCTGTATTGTATGCGTTATACTACTTGGCATTCTATACATTGGCTGATTGGTGATTTTCCTCTAATAGGTACTTCTGGAAGTTCAGCACTCAGCAGGCTTGAAGGTAAGCGCCTTTATGTATTGGTCGTCTCTGTTGCATCATGCCATGAAAATATCTCTCTTTGCAGTATTTAATAGTTATGATAAATTGCTAGGGGATATGGGAGGCTAGGGTTAAAACAAAGAATTACACAAGTGATCAATGTCAAAGCCCTTGAATCTGAAAGCTTGTTACCTTGGACTTAACTTGCAACTACCAACAATTAATAGCCCAAAGAATTTTCTCAGGTTTCATCACCAGTCCACTAATTCGGAAGCCCATAGTAGGAAGCCATAATCTATAATCCAGTTTAGCTATCTCAGGATCCTATGTGGGGTAGAGTCTCACATTTTGGGCATGCTAAAGCCTTTGGGATCTTTTCAAATTTTGTAAGAGTTGCCCTGTGATTCTGGTTAGATTATTAAACAAAGTCGAGAATGCATATCTTACTTCAGGGTGTAATTTTCCTCTATGAGTTTGTAGTATATTTGAGAATTCAGTTCGTTCAAAGATGAGCAACTTATTGAACTTAGAGCTTGTTTGTCTTTCAATGGTTGTAGGTGAATTTACCTGCACTTCAGAGCTTCAGCTGGCTATACCATATTTAAAGAAGGCATATGGTGACAGCATGCGCAAAGTTTTGCACGTGGGACCTGATACTTGTTCTGTGGTGTCCAAActattaaaagaagaagaaactgaAGCATGGGGTGTTGAACCTTATGATGTCGAGGATGTCGATGTGAACTGCAAGAATCTTATCCACAGAGGAATAGTACGCGTGGCAGACATCAAATTCCCATTACCCTACAGGCCAAAATCATTTTCTCTTGTTATGGTGTCAGATGCAGTGGATTACCTATCTCCTAGATACCTAAACAAGACTATTCCAGAGTTAGCAAGAGTGTCTGCTGATGGTCTAGTTATTGTTACAGGTAACTATTGAAAGTTTAATTACATTGCATGAAAAGTTCTTAGTTACGTACTTTTACGATGTTTGGAACCCATCTTTTTGGATAATCAAATATATACCCACCATATTTTGTCCCTCTGTCTGTTCAAATTTCCCGTTTTCTTTGACAGGCTGCTAACAAATGTTTGACACTCGACTCTTTCTCATGATTACTCATTACGGATGCCTCATTGTAGTGAGAAATTGGACTTTACACAAACTGAATTCATATCATTAATTCATTATACTACTGCTCCACAGTAGCCTAGTTTTAGAATTAACAAGTGAGGTTGCTACAGCGGCAAGAGGACtgcacttccaaccaagaggttgggAGTTCAAGTCATGAAGAAGCAAAGTGGGAAAGGGTCCTTTTGACTCCTGGGCAGGGGATTTGGCGGGGTGGGGTTTACCAATCAAAAAgttaaaagagagagagagagagagagagagatctagTTATTCTGTTTATGATAAATAAATGCTCTAATAAAGCCAACGATGGATAGTTCCTTCTTTTGTGTGGGTAGGTGGTGGTGATAGCAGCTGCCTTTCCAAAGAATTTGGTCAGTTTCGGGCAACCCCCTCTATAAGCTAACCACTACTCCCCTcaaaagggaaaaaggaaaaaggaaatctGTAAGACAGTTTCTAATGTAAGTTAATTGCCTAGCGCTCTCAATTCCATACAGCACTTGGTTAATTGAAATAATTGCTTTTCAGAGATAAATATATTTCCCTCCTAGGTACCATGAGGAGAACATGTGTTGTTATTAAAAGCACTTTGTGGTTCATTTTACTTGCTCATATATTAATTTTTCTATTGTTCTAAATTATCAGGTTACCCTGGTCACTCCAGAGCTAAAGTCACTGAGCTATCCAAGTTTGGACGTCCTGTAAGTCACAATCTCTTCATTCAGTTATCACTTGTTTGGGTTTGGTAATTGTTGTCAGTTGATTGTTGATACATTTACTCGTTGTTACTTGCACTTTCAGTTTCTTCCTATCGTGGTACTCCATGTCCTACTAGAGTAGGTTACTTCAATTGAATGCGTATAGATACcaatatatgagtgatgtttctTGTATATTAATGAAGTTGAATTCACAAGTTGACTGGAATTTATTT
Proteins encoded in this region:
- the LOC107804123 gene encoding putative pectin methylesterase CGR2, with protein sequence MSRRPGNPTRRFAAGGSLGGIFHPKSRPTPLLPTILLILGVVLVVGYFYRGAGTSGSSALSRLEGEFTCTSELQLAIPYLKKAYGDSMRKVLHVGPDTCSVVSKLLKEEETEAWGVEPYDVEDVDVNCKNLIHRGIVRVADIKFPLPYRPKSFSLVMVSDAVDYLSPRYLNKTIPELARVSADGLVIVTGYPGHSRAKVTELSKFGRPAKMRSSSWWARFFVQTSLQENDAAMKKFEKAAANDGYKSRCQIFHVKSFH